GCCTACTTCCACTGCTACGCCGACCTCAGCGACGACGACGCCCGCGCCACCGCGCTGTCGATCTGGACCGCGGTGAACGGGCCAAACCTGCGGAGCAACATCGCGCCGACCCGCTCGCGTGCCCGGCTGGTGCTGCAGAAGGCCGCCGACCACTCGGTGCGCCGCGTGCTCCTCCGCAAGCTCTGACCCCTCCCCTCGTCGTGGGTCGTCCGCCTTCGCTGTCGGGCGTGCCCAGAGTTGGGGATAACGGATGAGGGCCCGGCGTCCCGGGGCATGGTCCGCCTCGCCACCGCGGGATCGCCATGGCAGGTGCTGACGACCCGGACGGGTGAGCTGGTGAGGTTCGTCACCTGACGATTCCCTGGCGTACGCGCACACTGGGAGCCGTCCGGTAGTCGGACACTCACTGTTAGTAACCCCGGCTTCCCCGCCGGCCGATCGGGAGTCGATCCTGATGTGCGTACACACCGCCCCCTGTCCCGACGCCGCCAGCGACGCGCGTGACCTCGCCGCCGTCGTGAGCAGCCACCCCGAGCAGGGCTGGAGCCTGCTCTGCAACGGCGTCGTCCTGTTCGACGACGACGGCGAGCTGCTCCCCGACGGCCAGGCCGTCGACTCCCACCACCAGTGGCGGACCGCCGGGCTCGTCACCGCCTGACAGGAGGGCCACCCGCTCAGCCGGCGGCCGCCTCCGCCGCGTCGCCGAGCAGGGCGGTGAAGGCGGCCGCGTCGGGCGCCGGCGCGTCCGGCGCGGCGGTCTGCGCCAGCAGCAGCCCGCGGTCCCCGGTGACGACGACGCCGACCAGCGCGGTCATCGCCTCCGCCTCGTCCCGGCTGACGGTCACCCGCAGCGCGGCGCTCCGGTCGCCGAGCCGTGCGACGTCCAGCGCCTCGAGGTCGACGGTGGTGCTCGACCCC
This region of Geodermatophilus bullaregiensis genomic DNA includes:
- a CDS encoding DUF5999 family protein; amino-acid sequence: MCVHTAPCPDAASDARDLAAVVSSHPEQGWSLLCNGVVLFDDDGELLPDGQAVDSHHQWRTAGLVTA